A single region of the Deltaproteobacteria bacterium genome encodes:
- a CDS encoding pilus assembly protein N-terminal domain-containing protein yields MRGLVGSTKLLAVAALLALPAVASAQDSNNTIALGVGSQKVISVSNVAKIAVGDPNVADVKPVGSNQILVVGMAEGRTTLIIFRTSGQRLTYLISVRKQDPNEVIGEIRKLLGDREGITVRMVGDRIYLDGQAYTAEDNERVTQITQLYPNVKSFVKVAPNAKKLVANNLNAALQKAGLKNVQANVVGTTIFLEGSVESQQDLSKAELITKAIGEHVENLLTVGIKRMVLTEVQLVEIRRSNTDHLGIKWPTDIAGSTAYSFVLGNQNIIPGPGQFTGQFNTTTGASSDFAFSLSLSDGYARVLAQPKLVCASGETAEFLAGGQVPIPMITANQFAVEFKDYGVILKIKPTADRNGNIQTLIETEASEIDRSVSVAIGANISVPGFRTRKVKTNVTVRHGETIVLSGVFQNDEEKDVSKLPGPGNIPLIGEFFKNRTFQGSKRELVIFVTPRIVNPDTERVQKIIEDIKNRYKQARDEVTFSIFD; encoded by the coding sequence ATGCGAGGCCTCGTGGGTAGCACCAAGCTTCTGGCGGTGGCGGCGCTTCTGGCGCTGCCGGCGGTCGCCAGCGCGCAGGACAGCAACAACACCATCGCGCTCGGCGTCGGTAGCCAGAAGGTGATCAGCGTCAGCAACGTGGCCAAGATCGCCGTCGGCGATCCGAACGTCGCCGACGTGAAGCCGGTGGGCTCCAACCAGATCCTCGTGGTGGGCATGGCCGAAGGTCGGACCACCCTCATCATCTTCCGCACCAGCGGGCAGCGGCTCACCTACCTCATCAGCGTCCGCAAGCAGGACCCGAACGAGGTCATCGGTGAAATCCGCAAGCTCCTCGGCGACCGCGAAGGCATCACGGTGCGCATGGTGGGCGACCGCATCTACCTCGACGGCCAAGCGTACACCGCCGAGGACAACGAGCGCGTCACGCAGATCACCCAGCTCTACCCGAACGTGAAGAGCTTCGTGAAGGTGGCGCCCAACGCCAAGAAGCTCGTGGCCAACAACCTCAACGCCGCGCTCCAGAAGGCCGGCCTGAAGAACGTGCAGGCCAACGTGGTGGGCACCACCATCTTCCTCGAGGGCTCGGTGGAGTCGCAGCAGGACCTGTCGAAGGCCGAGCTCATCACCAAGGCCATCGGCGAGCACGTGGAGAACCTCCTCACCGTGGGCATCAAGCGCATGGTGCTCACCGAGGTGCAGTTGGTTGAAATCCGCCGCAGCAACACCGACCACCTGGGCATCAAGTGGCCCACCGACATCGCCGGCTCGACCGCGTACTCGTTCGTGCTGGGCAACCAGAACATCATCCCTGGCCCCGGTCAGTTCACCGGCCAGTTCAACACCACCACCGGCGCCAGCTCCGACTTCGCGTTCTCGCTCTCGCTCTCCGACGGCTACGCTCGCGTGCTCGCGCAGCCCAAGCTGGTGTGCGCCTCGGGTGAGACCGCCGAGTTCCTCGCCGGCGGCCAGGTCCCGATCCCGATGATCACCGCCAACCAGTTCGCGGTGGAGTTCAAGGACTACGGCGTGATCCTCAAGATCAAGCCCACGGCCGACCGCAACGGCAACATCCAGACCCTCATCGAGACGGAGGCCTCGGAAATCGACCGCTCGGTCTCGGTGGCCATCGGCGCCAACATCAGCGTGCCCGGCTTCCGCACCCGCAAGGTGAAGACCAACGTCACCGTGCGCCACGGCGAGACGATCGTGCTCTCCGGCGTGTTCCAGAACGACGAAGAGAAGGACGTCTCCAAGCTGCCGGGCCCCGGCAACATCCCGCTCATCGGCGAGTTCTTCAAGAACCGCACGTTCCAGGGCAGCAAGCGCGAGCTGGTGATCTTCGTGACCCCGCGCATCGTGAATCCGGACACCGAGCGCGTGCAGAAGATCATCGAGGACATCAAGAACCGCTACAAGCAGGCCCGCGACGAGGTCACCTTCAGCATCTTCGACTGA
- a CDS encoding prepilin peptidase — translation MPTVQIVLYAVLGLALVISAVTDIKSRLIYDVITLPTILLSLLIRLVHGGPINPLTNTWGLASGLAGLFIGFGVFFVMMLTGGMMAGDVKLMAAVGAALGIPGVVSALMFTALVGGLEAILVVVWKGSLVDTFVNMGRKLAHALRIKRMDGPPAEKTYVPYGVAIAVGSVWAMWWDWQHPLLDSVSH, via the coding sequence ATGCCCACCGTCCAGATCGTCCTCTATGCGGTGCTCGGGCTGGCGCTGGTGATCTCTGCCGTCACCGACATCAAGAGCCGCCTCATCTACGACGTGATCACCCTGCCCACCATCCTCCTGTCGCTGCTGATCCGGCTGGTGCACGGCGGGCCGATAAACCCCCTCACCAACACCTGGGGCCTGGCCTCGGGGCTGGCGGGGCTCTTCATCGGCTTTGGCGTGTTCTTCGTGATGATGCTCACCGGCGGAATGATGGCCGGCGACGTGAAGCTCATGGCCGCGGTGGGCGCGGCGCTGGGCATTCCTGGCGTGGTCTCGGCGCTGATGTTCACGGCGCTGGTGGGCGGGCTCGAGGCCATCCTGGTGGTGGTGTGGAAGGGCAGTCTGGTGGACACGTTCGTGAACATGGGCCGCAAGCTGGCCCATGCCCTGCGCATCAAGCGCATGGACGGGCCGCCCGCCGAGAAGACTTACGTGCCGTACGGCGTAGCGATTGCGGTGGGAAGCGTCTGGGCCATGTGGTGGGACTGGCAGCACCCGCTTCTGGATTCTGTGTCGCACTAG
- a CDS encoding FHA domain-containing protein, translating into MIEQNSRKSKNVSIPENLWSTYDQIAREMGTDPASLINQALFTYARLNGFMAAPGGNAAAPATSANGVAKGPRPAPAPEPDFEEPAPEPAEEEAAEPEPEPEPEPEPAPPPPRRAPPPVVARRGDSAPPADDFAPPPPPARRSAPASEGAQRYDAPMDDDPKRREVAERVLETAAELERLIKGPKESARPSPAVVNSDLTNNGAQAGAEKLLYLTSDDGELLKVTKDRFLIGRGKHCDFVINSGKVSREHAAVVRDGSDFFIEDLGSSNGTWFNKQRIKRRKIDDGDEYFICSEKVRCLFR; encoded by the coding sequence ATGATCGAACAGAACTCGCGCAAGTCGAAGAACGTCTCCATTCCCGAGAACCTCTGGTCGACCTACGATCAGATTGCTCGGGAGATGGGCACGGATCCCGCCTCGCTCATCAACCAAGCCCTCTTCACCTACGCGCGCCTCAACGGCTTCATGGCGGCGCCCGGCGGCAATGCTGCTGCGCCAGCGACCTCGGCAAACGGCGTTGCCAAGGGTCCGCGGCCTGCGCCCGCGCCGGAGCCCGACTTCGAAGAGCCCGCGCCCGAGCCTGCCGAGGAAGAGGCCGCCGAGCCCGAGCCGGAGCCGGAGCCCGAGCCCGAGCCGGCTCCTCCGCCGCCTCGCCGCGCGCCGCCCCCAGTTGTTGCCCGGCGCGGCGACTCCGCTCCGCCGGCCGACGACTTCGCGCCGCCTCCGCCGCCCGCCCGTCGCAGCGCCCCCGCCTCCGAAGGCGCCCAGCGCTACGACGCGCCGATGGACGACGATCCCAAGCGTCGTGAGGTCGCTGAACGCGTGCTCGAGACCGCCGCCGAGCTCGAGCGGCTGATCAAGGGCCCCAAGGAGTCCGCGCGGCCCAGCCCCGCGGTGGTGAACAGCGACCTCACCAACAACGGCGCGCAAGCCGGCGCAGAGAAGCTGCTCTACCTCACCAGCGACGACGGCGAGCTGCTCAAGGTCACCAAGGACCGCTTCCTCATCGGCCGCGGCAAGCACTGCGACTTCGTCATCAACAGCGGCAAAGTCTCGCGCGAGCACGCCGCGGTGGTGCGTGACGGCTCCGACTTCTTCATCGAGGACCTGGGCTCGTCGAACGGCACCTGGTTCAACAAGCAGCGCATCAAGCGCCGCAAGATCGACGACGGCGACGAGTACTTCATCTGCTCCGAGAAGGTGCGCTGCCTCTTCCGCTGA
- a CDS encoding restriction endonuclease: protein MTLPIVLALFAVAVLLLALMAARPRLRRAQMAAEPPARPVAPEPAPTWLTELTPGELAELCLRLLSRMGYAMLAQTVEGDRAEVTATDDLSANGHRILLRAFAHVAGPLTRERLHEAIEHARNEGASRVIVVGVAGWTLDAEHAAQELPLELLDGADLAALTAQHLPELEQERHPTVPPPSPFAEHGPHVDA from the coding sequence ATGACTCTCCCCATCGTCCTCGCCCTCTTCGCGGTTGCGGTTCTCCTGCTGGCGCTGATGGCGGCCCGTCCGCGCCTGCGCCGCGCCCAGATGGCTGCCGAGCCCCCCGCGCGGCCCGTGGCCCCCGAGCCCGCGCCGACGTGGCTCACCGAGCTCACGCCCGGCGAGCTGGCGGAGCTGTGCCTGCGGCTGCTGTCGCGCATGGGCTACGCCATGCTCGCGCAGACCGTGGAAGGCGATCGCGCCGAGGTCACCGCCACCGACGACCTCTCCGCCAACGGCCACCGCATCCTGCTGCGCGCGTTCGCGCACGTGGCCGGCCCGCTCACTCGAGAGCGGCTGCACGAGGCCATCGAGCACGCGCGCAACGAGGGCGCGAGCCGGGTGATCGTGGTCGGCGTGGCGGGCTGGACGCTCGACGCCGAGCACGCCGCGCAAGAGCTCCCGCTCGAGCTGCTCGACGGCGCAGACCTCGCGGCGCTCACCGCCCAGCACCTGCCCGAGCTGGAGCAGGAGCGGCATCCGACCGTGCCGCCGCCCTCGCCCTTCGCCGAGCACGGCCCGCACGTCGATGCTTAG
- a CDS encoding phosphoglucosamine mutase produces the protein MAIKFDAPAKARRLFGTDGVRGVANVWPMTTEVAMQLGRAVAHLMRNGSHRHRVVIGKDTRLSGYMLEQALAAGICSMGVDVMLVGPLPTPGIAFITQSMRADAGAVISASHNPYQDNGIKFFSRDGFKLPDEVEMKIEELIASSSLDAMRPTATKIGKAYRIEDAQGRYIVFLKNTFPKELTLDGLTIVVDCAHGASYKVAPAVFEELGAKVIRLGVAPDGKNINAKVGALHPEHMAKAVQKHGADLGIAMDGDADRVIVCDEKGNIVDGDAIMAICARELTERKALAKRTLVATVMSNMGLDKAMAGIGVKVVRTRVGDRYVVEEMRRSGFNFGGEQSGHLIFLDHATTGDGAIAALNLLAVMVKSGKPLSELARFLTLFPQTQLNIAVKEKRELGELPTVVKAIRSVEGALGKDGRVLVRFSGTEAKARVLVEGPDARRNQGYADQIAGELKKALG, from the coding sequence ATGGCGATCAAGTTCGACGCGCCCGCCAAGGCGCGCAGGCTCTTTGGCACCGACGGCGTCCGCGGCGTGGCCAACGTCTGGCCGATGACGACGGAGGTCGCCATGCAGCTCGGCCGCGCCGTGGCCCACCTCATGCGCAACGGCAGCCACCGGCACCGCGTGGTCATCGGCAAGGACACGCGGCTCTCGGGCTACATGCTCGAGCAGGCGCTCGCCGCCGGCATCTGCTCCATGGGCGTGGACGTGATGCTCGTGGGCCCGCTCCCCACGCCGGGCATCGCCTTCATCACCCAATCGATGCGCGCCGACGCGGGCGCGGTGATCTCTGCGAGCCACAACCCGTACCAGGACAACGGCATCAAGTTCTTCTCGCGCGACGGCTTCAAGCTCCCCGACGAAGTGGAGATGAAGATCGAGGAGCTCATTGCCTCCAGCTCGCTGGACGCGATGCGCCCGACGGCGACCAAGATCGGCAAGGCCTACCGCATCGAGGACGCCCAGGGCCGCTACATCGTCTTCCTCAAGAACACCTTCCCCAAAGAGCTCACCCTCGACGGGCTGACCATCGTCGTGGACTGCGCGCACGGCGCTTCCTACAAGGTCGCGCCCGCGGTGTTCGAGGAGCTGGGCGCGAAGGTGATTCGCCTGGGCGTCGCGCCGGACGGCAAGAACATCAACGCCAAGGTCGGCGCGCTGCACCCGGAGCACATGGCCAAGGCGGTGCAGAAGCACGGCGCCGATCTCGGCATCGCCATGGACGGCGACGCGGACCGCGTCATCGTGTGCGACGAGAAGGGCAACATCGTCGACGGCGACGCCATCATGGCCATCTGCGCCCGCGAGCTCACCGAGCGCAAGGCGCTGGCCAAGCGCACGCTGGTGGCGACGGTGATGAGCAACATGGGCCTCGACAAGGCCATGGCCGGCATCGGCGTGAAGGTGGTGCGCACCCGCGTGGGCGATCGCTACGTGGTCGAGGAGATGCGCCGCTCGGGCTTCAACTTCGGCGGCGAGCAGAGCGGGCACCTCATCTTCCTGGACCACGCGACCACCGGCGACGGGGCGATCGCGGCGCTCAACCTGCTTGCGGTGATGGTGAAGAGCGGCAAGCCGCTCAGCGAGCTGGCGCGCTTCCTCACGCTCTTCCCGCAGACGCAGCTCAACATCGCGGTGAAGGAGAAGCGCGAGCTCGGCGAGCTGCCCACGGTGGTGAAGGCGATTCGAAGCGTGGAGGGCGCGCTCGGCAAGGACGGCCGTGTGCTGGTGCGCTTCAGCGGCACCGAGGCCAAGGCCCGTGTGCTCGTGGAAGGCCCCGACGCTCGCCGCAACCAGGGCTACGCCGACCAGATCGCCGGCGAGCTCAAGAAGGCGCTTGGCTAA
- the folP gene encoding dihydropteroate synthase, giving the protein MGVINVTPDSFSDGGKFLDSGAAIAHGLRLVEEGADLLDIGGESTRPAGNVYGAGMTELTDDDELARVLPVIQGLAKQTRVPISIDTRKLPVARAALDAGATIVNDVTGLIHAPELAKLVAERGASLCLMHSRGGDFKTMQVAPTYEDLLGEIASFLAQASARAQEAGVASERIAVDPGIGFGKTVDHNVALLNGLGAFAALGHAVLLGASRKSFIGALTGSKVPSERLQGSIAAAVAGAMRGASIVRVHDVKPTVEALKLADAVLAAS; this is encoded by the coding sequence ATGGGCGTGATCAACGTGACGCCCGACTCGTTCTCCGACGGCGGCAAGTTCCTCGATTCGGGCGCGGCGATCGCGCACGGCCTGCGGCTCGTCGAGGAGGGCGCGGACCTCCTCGACATCGGCGGCGAGAGCACGCGGCCTGCGGGAAACGTCTACGGCGCGGGCATGACCGAGCTCACCGATGACGACGAGCTCGCGCGCGTGCTGCCCGTGATTCAAGGGCTCGCCAAGCAGACGCGCGTTCCGATCTCCATCGACACCCGCAAGCTCCCGGTCGCGCGCGCGGCGCTCGATGCCGGCGCGACGATCGTGAACGACGTGACCGGGCTCATCCACGCGCCCGAGCTCGCCAAGCTGGTCGCCGAGCGAGGCGCCAGCCTGTGCTTGATGCACAGCCGCGGCGGCGACTTCAAGACCATGCAGGTCGCGCCGACGTACGAGGACCTGCTCGGCGAGATCGCGTCGTTCCTGGCGCAGGCGTCGGCGCGTGCGCAGGAAGCGGGCGTGGCGAGCGAGCGCATCGCCGTCGATCCCGGGATTGGCTTCGGCAAGACCGTGGACCACAACGTGGCGCTCTTGAATGGCCTGGGCGCGTTCGCCGCACTCGGACATGCCGTGCTGCTCGGCGCGAGCCGCAAGTCGTTCATCGGCGCGCTCACGGGAAGCAAGGTGCCAAGCGAGCGGCTGCAGGGCTCGATCGCGGCGGCGGTGGCGGGCGCGATGCGGGGCGCGTCGATCGTGCGGGTGCACGACGTCAAGCCGACGGTCGAGGCGCTGAAGCTTGCCGACGCGGTTCTGGCTGCCTCATGA
- the ftsH gene encoding ATP-dependent zinc metalloprotease FtsH: MRQYKTVLLWVVLILLFVGFYQLFNHAQNESQVIDFTTFLDKADQKLVKSVDIKGDQYTGKLTDEHEFRTTGPDKADTALIADLRNHGVQVKFEGGENQSFLVTLLVQYLPLVFLILFFIFFMRQLQSGGGKAMSFGKSKAKLLSEHANKVTFSDVAGIDECKEELEEIIEFLKDPKKFTKLGGRIPKGVLLMGSPGTGKTLLAKAVAGEAGVPFFSISGSDFVEMFVGVGASRVRDLFEQGKKNAPCIIFIDEIDAVGRHRGAGLGGGHDEREQTLNQLLVEMDGFESNEGVILIAATNRPDVLDPALLRPGRFDRRIVVPRPDVRGRLGILAVHTRKVPMKEVDLDAIARGSPGFSGADLENLVNEAALLAARQNKEFVDMADFESAKDKVLMGTERKSMVMSEREKRTTAVHEAGHAIVARVVPGADPVHKVTIIPRGRALGLTQQLPAEDRLNLSKEFAVNQIAILMGGRIAEEIIFNQKTTGAGNDIERATELARQMVCEWGMSDKMGPLTFGRKEGEPFLGREMASGKDYSEATAIDIDKEVRELVTYNYDRAKKILLEHLPILKSMADALMEYETIDAADIDLIMDGKPLSKPKPAIKVSTAAPKAPEKKEKKKILDALEGLGKLGEPEKA, from the coding sequence ATGCGCCAGTACAAGACCGTGTTGCTCTGGGTGGTCCTGATCCTGCTGTTCGTGGGCTTCTACCAGCTCTTCAACCACGCCCAGAACGAGTCGCAGGTGATCGACTTCACCACGTTCCTGGACAAGGCCGACCAGAAGCTCGTGAAGTCGGTCGACATCAAGGGCGATCAATACACCGGCAAGCTCACCGACGAGCACGAGTTCCGCACCACCGGCCCGGACAAGGCCGACACCGCGCTCATCGCCGACCTGCGCAACCACGGCGTGCAGGTGAAGTTCGAGGGCGGCGAGAACCAGAGCTTCCTGGTCACGCTGCTGGTGCAGTACCTGCCCCTGGTCTTCCTCATCCTCTTCTTCATCTTCTTCATGCGGCAGCTTCAGAGCGGCGGCGGCAAGGCCATGAGCTTCGGCAAGAGCAAGGCCAAGCTGCTCAGCGAGCACGCCAACAAGGTCACCTTCAGCGACGTGGCCGGCATCGACGAGTGCAAGGAAGAGCTCGAGGAGATCATCGAGTTCCTCAAGGACCCGAAGAAGTTCACCAAGCTCGGCGGCCGCATCCCCAAGGGCGTGCTGCTCATGGGCTCGCCCGGCACCGGCAAGACGCTGCTCGCCAAGGCCGTCGCGGGTGAAGCGGGCGTGCCGTTCTTCAGCATCTCCGGCTCGGACTTCGTGGAGATGTTCGTGGGCGTGGGCGCCAGCCGCGTGCGCGATCTCTTCGAGCAGGGCAAGAAGAACGCGCCCTGCATCATCTTCATCGACGAGATCGACGCCGTCGGTCGCCACCGCGGCGCGGGGCTCGGCGGCGGTCACGACGAGCGCGAGCAGACCCTCAACCAGCTCCTCGTGGAGATGGACGGCTTCGAGAGCAACGAGGGCGTGATCCTCATTGCCGCCACCAACCGCCCCGACGTGCTCGACCCGGCGCTCCTCCGGCCCGGCCGCTTCGATCGCCGCATCGTCGTCCCCAGGCCGGATGTGCGCGGCCGCCTGGGCATCCTCGCGGTGCACACCCGCAAGGTGCCGATGAAGGAAGTGGACCTCGACGCCATCGCCCGCGGCTCGCCCGGCTTCTCCGGCGCGGACCTCGAGAACCTGGTCAACGAGGCCGCGCTGCTCGCCGCTCGCCAGAACAAGGAGTTCGTCGACATGGCGGACTTCGAGAGCGCCAAGGACAAGGTGCTCATGGGCACCGAGCGCAAGTCCATGGTGATGAGCGAGCGCGAGAAGCGCACCACCGCCGTGCACGAGGCCGGTCACGCCATCGTGGCCCGCGTGGTCCCCGGCGCCGACCCGGTGCACAAGGTCACCATCATCCCCCGCGGCCGCGCACTCGGCCTCACCCAGCAGCTGCCCGCGGAAGATCGCCTGAACCTGTCGAAGGAGTTCGCGGTCAACCAGATCGCGATCCTCATGGGCGGCCGCATCGCCGAGGAGATCATCTTCAACCAGAAGACCACCGGCGCCGGCAACGACATCGAGCGCGCCACCGAGCTCGCCCGCCAGATGGTCTGCGAGTGGGGCATGAGCGACAAGATGGGCCCGCTCACCTTCGGCCGGAAGGAAGGCGAGCCGTTCCTCGGTCGTGAGATGGCCAGCGGCAAGGACTACTCCGAGGCCACCGCCATCGACATCGACAAGGAAGTGCGCGAGCTGGTGACCTACAACTACGACCGCGCCAAGAAGATCCTCCTCGAGCACCTTCCGATCCTGAAGTCGATGGCCGACGCGCTGATGGAGTACGAGACCATCGACGCCGCCGACATCGACCTCATCATGGACGGCAAGCCGCTCAGCAAGCCCAAGCCGGCGATCAAGGTCTCCACCGCGGCGCCGAAGGCCCCCGAGAAGAAGGAGAAGAAGAAGATCCTCGACGCGCTCGAGGGCCTCGGGAAGCTGGGCGAGCCGGAGAAGGCTTAA
- the tilS gene encoding tRNA lysidine(34) synthetase TilS, whose amino-acid sequence MVAAVSGGADSIALALAIAEVAPRLGLSVAIATVDHGLRPGSADEVKRVEAWARQRGLPMVSARVNVEREGGLEAAARRARYAALERLADELDARWIATAHTATDQAETVLLRLSRGAGARGARGVLPRRGRVLRPLLGVTRPEIERFLAERGEAPLVDDPSNQDLARSRNRIRHRVLPELRKAMGQGADRALARFATLARDDEAALAAWANGLGDRREELREVPAAVLRRWLRAQCEALGLSPNESQLQSAAKAVHQSGAREVELGRKVVVRAGERVLVAPVGKQPRGGPVELPLGEARELAWAGLRVELAKVPHARAAGPLELALPLEVALPLSLRPVAPGDRLQGERGTVRVKRLLVDRKVPRAERSKVPVLVDAHGTLLWVVGHRVAASVRAGQGASPGLLVRVTPIMK is encoded by the coding sequence GTGGTCGCGGCCGTCTCCGGCGGCGCCGACTCCATCGCCCTGGCTTTGGCGATCGCCGAAGTTGCACCTCGGCTGGGGCTTTCGGTCGCCATCGCCACGGTCGATCATGGGCTTCGTCCGGGATCCGCGGACGAGGTGAAGCGCGTCGAGGCCTGGGCCAGGCAGCGCGGCCTGCCGATGGTGAGCGCGCGCGTGAACGTGGAGCGCGAAGGCGGACTCGAGGCGGCCGCCCGGCGTGCGCGCTACGCGGCGCTCGAGCGCCTGGCCGACGAGCTCGACGCGCGATGGATCGCCACGGCCCACACCGCAACCGATCAAGCGGAGACGGTGCTGCTCCGGCTCTCGCGCGGGGCAGGAGCGCGCGGCGCGCGGGGCGTGCTGCCGCGGCGCGGGCGGGTGCTGCGGCCCTTGCTCGGTGTGACACGGCCCGAGATCGAGCGCTTCCTGGCCGAGCGCGGCGAGGCGCCGCTCGTCGACGACCCGAGCAACCAAGACCTCGCCCGCTCGCGCAATCGCATCCGCCATCGCGTGCTGCCGGAGCTCCGCAAGGCCATGGGCCAGGGCGCCGATCGCGCGCTCGCCCGCTTCGCCACCCTCGCCCGCGACGACGAGGCCGCGCTGGCCGCCTGGGCAAATGGACTGGGCGACCGGCGCGAGGAGCTGCGCGAGGTCCCCGCGGCCGTGCTGAGGCGCTGGCTGCGCGCCCAATGCGAAGCGCTGGGGCTCTCCCCCAATGAGTCGCAGCTCCAATCCGCCGCGAAGGCCGTTCACCAGTCTGGCGCGCGCGAGGTGGAGCTCGGTCGGAAGGTCGTCGTGCGCGCGGGCGAGCGCGTGCTCGTGGCGCCCGTCGGCAAGCAGCCGCGCGGTGGGCCTGTCGAGCTCCCGCTCGGCGAAGCGCGCGAGCTGGCGTGGGCCGGGCTGCGCGTCGAGCTGGCGAAGGTGCCGCACGCGAGGGCAGCAGGCCCGCTCGAGCTCGCGTTGCCGCTGGAGGTGGCTCTGCCGCTCTCGCTGCGGCCGGTGGCGCCGGGCGACCGGCTCCAGGGCGAGCGCGGGACGGTGCGCGTGAAGCGCCTGCTCGTGGATCGCAAGGTTCCCCGGGCGGAGCGCTCCAAGGTGCCCGTGTTGGTCGACGCGCACGGCACGCTGCTCTGGGTGGTGGGCCACCGGGTGGCTGCTTCGGTGCGCGCGGGGCAGGGCGCGTCGCCGGGGTTGCTCGTGCGCGTGACGCCGATCATGAAGTAA
- a CDS encoding DUF2225 domain-containing protein, which produces MSDEFVTRAVRCPACQTAFNHDQPTLSPLAGRDADYRPLFSGRDVLLGMVLTCPTCRYSAFAEGFESEGDLGEEERALLLESGDDAPVVHTELPGDDEIDALRRFLKRPEYFEGLARDGEPYGGARCVLAARCHEFLDEDDADGVLELYLRGSWCARATNDRDIEQRCQREVVARLRKRLDEKDEKKKLHDVDRPRAVYLWAELSRRLGEFSAALQGFEELRGLVDAEDEEGSRWLERARRLGALAGVKSAVNAPWTDEELEEEP; this is translated from the coding sequence ATGAGCGACGAGTTCGTCACCCGCGCGGTGCGCTGTCCGGCGTGCCAGACCGCGTTCAACCACGATCAGCCCACGCTCAGTCCGCTTGCGGGCCGCGACGCCGACTACCGGCCGCTCTTCTCTGGCCGCGACGTGCTGTTGGGCATGGTGCTCACCTGTCCGACGTGCCGGTACTCGGCGTTCGCGGAGGGCTTCGAGAGCGAGGGCGATCTGGGGGAGGAGGAGCGCGCGCTGCTGCTCGAGTCGGGCGACGACGCGCCGGTGGTGCACACCGAGCTCCCGGGCGACGACGAGATCGACGCGCTCCGGCGCTTCCTGAAGCGGCCCGAGTACTTCGAGGGCCTGGCGCGCGACGGTGAGCCGTATGGTGGCGCGCGCTGCGTGCTGGCCGCGCGGTGCCACGAGTTCCTCGACGAGGACGACGCCGACGGCGTGCTGGAGCTCTACCTGCGCGGCTCGTGGTGCGCGCGGGCGACGAACGATCGCGACATCGAGCAGCGTTGTCAGCGCGAGGTGGTGGCGCGGCTCCGCAAGCGCCTCGACGAGAAGGACGAGAAGAAGAAGCTCCACGACGTGGATCGTCCGCGCGCGGTCTACCTCTGGGCTGAGCTCTCGCGGCGGCTGGGGGAGTTCTCGGCGGCGCTGCAGGGCTTCGAGGAATTGCGCGGCCTCGTCGACGCCGAGGACGAAGAGGGCTCGCGCTGGCTCGAGCGCGCGCGGCGGCTGGGCGCGCTCGCGGGCGTGAAGAGCGCGGTCAACGCCCCGTGGACGGATGAAGAGCTCGAGGAAGAGCCCTAG